In Mangifera indica cultivar Alphonso chromosome 14, CATAS_Mindica_2.1, whole genome shotgun sequence, the DNA window TACGTTTCGAAACTCAGCCGTTACGTTGAACGCAGCCGGGCAGCTAAGCGAACTGATTTGATGCAGCCTAATCccacaaaaacacaaaatcgCATCGCAACTCGCATTGGGTTGCGGAATCTTCACGTTCTTGCTGACCAACGCGCCTTGCAGGGAGTTCACGCACTTCTGCGAGTCGTCAGGCATCATGGGAAGATCTGATTCCGCGGCTGGAGCCTCCGCCGGGACCTGGAGAGCGTAGCGTGCGTGAGCCGCAAAGAGCCACGCAGCTAGTACAGGACAGCACCTGCTCCGGTCTAGGTTACGCCCACAGGCATCATTCACACCGCCGAAAAGCTCAGCTGAGAGGTCTAAACGGCAGGTGGCGGACTCTGTCTGGACCGGAAATGCCGGTACAGTGTTGGAGGATGCATACTCTCCTGGTTTTAACGGTTGGTCATAACCGCTGACTACATTAGCTAGTAAACCACCAAAAGAGACGTGAAAACTAGAAAGCAGAAGAGTTAACGTGAGAATGAAAATGAAGGCATGTTGAGGCATTTTGCTAGTAAAACAAGAAGTAGATTTTGGGTTAAAACGTTGACTTTAGGTTCTGGTTTTACAGAAGAAAAGCAGATTGTTGATGAAAGACTTCAAAAGCGGATTCAGATGATATCGGAATAGAAAGTAGATTGGTTTGTTTATGATTCGTACCAGATGAAAGGGCTTTAGCCAAGAAATGAGTGAAAGTGAGACGCTCCAAGTTCACGAAACAAAGCAgtgattgataaatttatatagtaaaaaataagtttttggtTATAGTCTAAAGAGATGGGAGAATGGGGTCCATGAGAAAGAGAAGAGATTCGTTTGGTTCACATATCTGGAAAGAGATAAACAGAGGAGAAGAAAGGTTGGAGATGACAAGAAGAGGGTGTCTGAACATTTGGCAGCTTGTGGTGTCATTTTCCCTTTCATTCTTTATCTTCTTGTGCCCTTTGATGTGATGTGTTATGGAGTGTGAgacttctctctctttttaagtCATTGCTTTGCTTCCTCACTTGCTACTGTTCTTCTGCAAAACCATACTCGCCCTGTCTCCATGCATTTGACCACACCTGAATGTGCCTTTTAGtttctttcttcaattattTGAATAGTTGCGATCACCAAATGATATGGACGGCATGTGATCTTTGTTACCCCATAATTATTTACTCCGTTCGGAGCATTTCTACATATTTCTTAAAGGAACAAAAATTAGAGTAATTTTCCCACCCAGAGTTTAACAAAACTAGTTTCCACCCACTAAATGAAATGATGAGGTGGCATCAATTCATTTCCAAATCAGCAATTTAATTAAGGGTCAATGATATTATAATAGTCAACTACAATGATAGGAAAGAAATCTTTGATTGCTGGTGTAAATCCTTTTAAGGAAAATATTGCAATAAGATTAGTTATTAAAGATTTGTGAGCTAATTATTAGCAAAATATCCGTAATAAGCTGGGTTTGAGATAATGTAACTCAGTTGTGcaatatacaaaaaaaagaagaaggggAGAAAAAGGACCTTGAGTGTTTTGTAGAGCATTTTTTTCGGATATTCTCTGTAATTTTTCTTCTTGGCGTTTAATGAAATTCTCTTTGGTTGCCCTTCGAGTGGATGTAGGCTATCAAATTGATAGCTGAACCACTATAAATATTGGTCCCCTTTTTATATTGTTTCAGTTTATCCTTGTTCCTTTATCATCTTGTTGCTTTGTTTCATATTACTCAGGGTTCAATTTTCATCATGAAAAAATTGTCAAACTCTCTCCTATTTTGTAATTCCTTTAAGAAAACTAATTATAAATGAGTGTAACAGTCTTTTCATCCCCTCAATTGAGAAAAACTGAATCAATTT includes these proteins:
- the LOC123195858 gene encoding uncharacterized GPI-anchored protein At4g28100-like, translating into MPQHAFIFILTLTLLLSSFHVSFGGLLANVVSGYDQPLKPGEYASSNTVPAFPVQTESATCRLDLSAELFGGVNDACGRNLDRSRCCPVLAAWLFAAHARYALQVPAEAPAAESDLPMMPDDSQKCVNSLQGALVSKNVKIPQPNASCDAILCFCGIRLHQISSLSCPAAFNVTAEFRNVTPTAAVKNLEKNCKNSSYTGCTKCLGALQKLTGGHKNKTEEDVDSRATKMFNRDCQLMGLTWLLARNKTAYIPTVSAVLRAIMYSAHPPHESKCSPDQENMPLAVDSLQFENSQSSSSLPSYSWPQSFHAILFPLLPLIILLSAAFV